From a single Candidatus Defluviilinea gracilis genomic region:
- a CDS encoding DegT/DnrJ/EryC1/StrS family aminotransferase → MIHMAKPQMGAEEKQAVMEVLDSGIIAQGPRVKAFEEGFAAMCGVKHAIAASSGTTALHLAMLAHGIGEGDEVITSAFTFIASANSALFTGARPVFVDIDPRTFNMDPAKIEAAITKKTKAILPVHLYGLSCDMDPIMKIAEKHGLAVIEDACQSHSAEYKGKKVGSMGTGTFSLYPTKNMTSAEGGMITTNDSTIDELCRVFRQHGMRVRYYHDMLGYNFRMTDIHAAIGLAQLQKLEKFNAQRRANAEFLSANLKGVRTPFAPEGQTHVFHQYTIRVPNGKRDTLRAYLNENGVGSEVYYPVPIHKQNFYVKDLGYNQSLPETEFATTEVLSLPVHPALSPSDLETIVSTVNDFMEKSG, encoded by the coding sequence ATGATCCACATGGCGAAACCTCAAATGGGGGCGGAAGAAAAACAAGCGGTAATGGAAGTTTTGGATTCGGGCATCATTGCGCAGGGACCGCGCGTGAAAGCCTTCGAGGAAGGGTTCGCCGCGATGTGCGGCGTGAAGCATGCCATCGCCGCATCCTCCGGCACAACCGCATTGCATCTCGCCATGCTCGCGCACGGGATCGGCGAAGGCGACGAGGTGATCACTTCCGCGTTCACGTTCATTGCCTCCGCCAACAGCGCGTTGTTCACCGGCGCCAGACCTGTGTTCGTGGATATTGACCCGCGCACGTTCAACATGGACCCGGCAAAGATCGAAGCCGCGATCACGAAAAAAACAAAAGCGATCCTGCCTGTGCACCTCTACGGCTTGTCCTGCGACATGGACCCGATCATGAAGATCGCCGAAAAACACGGACTGGCGGTCATCGAAGACGCGTGTCAGAGTCACAGCGCGGAGTACAAAGGCAAAAAGGTCGGTTCGATGGGGACGGGAACATTCTCGTTGTACCCGACCAAAAATATGACCTCCGCCGAGGGCGGCATGATCACGACCAACGATTCGACTATTGACGAGTTGTGCCGCGTCTTCCGCCAGCATGGAATGCGCGTGCGTTACTATCACGATATGCTCGGGTACAACTTCCGCATGACCGACATCCATGCCGCGATCGGGCTGGCGCAATTGCAGAAGCTCGAGAAGTTCAATGCCCAACGGCGCGCGAATGCCGAATTCTTGAGCGCCAACTTGAAGGGCGTCCGAACGCCTTTCGCCCCCGAAGGGCAGACGCATGTCTTCCATCAATACACGATCCGCGTTCCGAACGGCAAACGCGACACGCTCCGCGCCTACCTGAACGAAAACGGAGTTGGTTCCGAAGTCTATTATCCGGTGCCGATCCATAAGCAAAATTTTTACGTGAAAGATTTGGGCTATAACCAAAGTTTGCCTGAAACAGAATTTGCAACAACCGAAGTTTTATCTCTGCCTGTGCATCCCGCGTTGAGTCCCTCCGATCTTGAGACCATCGTGAGCACGGTCAATGATTTCATGGAGAAGAGCGGATGA
- a CDS encoding nucleotide sugar dehydrogenase, with protein sequence MNLNELRARIETKTAKLAVIGQGYVGLPVAALFAGQGLDVLGVDIKPGLAEKINAGINPIEGFEPGLAELLQEGISSGRLRATADYKELADRDVFIVAVETPVDDNHIPRYNALRAALTSLASVMKHGALVIIESTIAPRTMNDLVLPLLEKQSGKKVNEGFFLGNCPERVMPGKLLNNLRKMSRVVGGMTPETSETMIALYKNFVEADLDPADCITAELVKTVENAYRDVQIAFANEVALVAEAAGGDVWKVRELVNKSPQRQMHLPGAGVGGHCIPKDPWLLVHGVEEKGVQLRLIPAARSVNDSMPLHMVKLLEDALAGVGKPILDARIAVLGYAYLEDSDDTRNSPTRSLVARLYELGAEPVIHDPWIAEYNGDVYEKVKGCDAAVVMVAHSEYKTMDLSKLKSALSSPVLVDGRRVYSLEGAQSAGLVYHKLGAG encoded by the coding sequence ATGAATCTCAATGAACTTCGCGCGCGCATCGAAACCAAGACTGCGAAACTGGCTGTCATCGGGCAGGGATATGTCGGCTTACCGGTTGCCGCGCTGTTTGCCGGTCAGGGGCTGGACGTTCTCGGTGTGGATATTAAACCTGGGCTGGCTGAGAAGATCAACGCCGGCATTAACCCTATTGAAGGTTTTGAGCCGGGGTTGGCGGAACTCTTGCAGGAAGGGATTTCCTCCGGTCGTTTGCGCGCCACCGCTGATTATAAAGAACTGGCTGACCGTGACGTTTTTATCGTAGCCGTCGAAACGCCGGTGGACGATAACCATATTCCGCGTTATAACGCGTTACGCGCGGCATTGACCAGCCTCGCGTCGGTGATGAAGCATGGCGCGCTGGTCATTATCGAATCCACGATCGCGCCGCGCACGATGAACGACCTTGTTCTGCCGTTGCTCGAAAAACAAAGCGGAAAGAAAGTGAACGAAGGCTTCTTCCTCGGCAATTGTCCCGAACGTGTGATGCCCGGCAAACTATTGAACAATCTGCGCAAGATGAGTCGCGTAGTGGGCGGCATGACGCCTGAAACCTCGGAGACGATGATCGCGCTGTACAAGAATTTTGTCGAAGCTGATCTCGACCCGGCAGATTGCATTACCGCTGAACTGGTGAAAACGGTGGAGAATGCCTATCGCGACGTGCAGATCGCGTTTGCAAATGAAGTGGCGCTGGTTGCCGAAGCGGCGGGCGGCGACGTGTGGAAAGTGCGCGAACTGGTGAATAAAAGCCCGCAACGACAGATGCACCTGCCCGGCGCGGGAGTCGGCGGGCACTGCATCCCGAAAGACCCGTGGCTTCTCGTCCACGGTGTGGAGGAAAAAGGAGTCCAGTTACGTTTGATCCCTGCCGCGCGTTCGGTAAACGACTCGATGCCCCTTCACATGGTTAAACTGCTGGAAGACGCGCTCGCGGGTGTTGGCAAGCCTATCCTTGATGCTCGCATTGCCGTGCTGGGATATGCCTATCTCGAAGACAGTGACGATACCCGCAATAGCCCGACTCGTTCGCTTGTCGCGCGTCTCTATGAACTCGGCGCGGAGCCGGTCATCCACGACCCATGGATCGCGGAATATAACGGTGATGTCTATGAAAAGGTCAAAGGCTGCGACGCAGCGGTGGTGATGGTGGCGCATAGCGAATACAAGACGATGGATTTGAGTAAGTTGAAGTCTGCGCTGAGCTCGCCTGTGCTGGTGGATGGGAGGCGGGTTTACAGTTTGGAAGGCGCGCAATCTGCCGGGCTTGTTTATCACAAACTGGGCGCAGGGTGA
- a CDS encoding N-acetyltransferase: MGVRIHPTAEVSDKAEIGEGSSIWHHAQVREGVKIGTNSIIGKGVYVDAGVPIGDNVKIQNYVSVYHGVAIEDGVFVGPHVCFTNDMRPRAVNPDGSLKAADDWVLSETRIQKGAALGANSTIRCGITIGEWAMVGSGSVVTKDVPAHGLVFGNPARLRGFVCACGEMFEKDSQAGNAVKLKCPKCGRAHEVSIKEWEMTQ, from the coding sequence ATGGGAGTCCGCATTCATCCAACCGCAGAAGTTTCAGACAAAGCAGAGATCGGCGAAGGCTCGAGCATCTGGCATCACGCGCAGGTACGCGAGGGCGTGAAGATCGGAACCAATTCGATCATCGGTAAAGGCGTGTATGTGGATGCCGGCGTGCCGATTGGGGATAACGTGAAGATCCAAAACTATGTTTCGGTTTATCATGGCGTGGCAATCGAAGACGGCGTCTTTGTGGGACCTCACGTCTGCTTCACCAATGATATGCGCCCGCGCGCGGTTAACCCAGATGGTTCGCTCAAAGCCGCGGACGATTGGGTGCTGAGTGAAACGCGCATCCAAAAAGGCGCGGCGCTCGGGGCTAACTCTACAATTCGATGCGGGATCACCATCGGCGAGTGGGCAATGGTCGGCTCTGGAAGCGTGGTGACGAAAGATGTCCCCGCGCATGGACTGGTCTTCGGCAACCCGGCGCGTTTGCGCGGATTCGTCTGCGCGTGCGGCGAGATGTTTGAAAAAGATTCACAGGCTGGTAATGCTGTGAAATTAAAATGCCCGAAATGCGGGCGCGCGCATGAAGTATCCATAAAGGAATGGGAGATGACTCAATGA
- a CDS encoding glycosyltransferase family 2 protein — protein MVKKKKIAVVVPAYQEELLIGRVIETMPGFVDKIVVVDDCSADKTAEIVEGYAKRKPKKVVLIRHEINQGVGGAIASGYKWCRDHDIDIAVVMAGDAQMDPDDLPAVIEPILADRADYSKGNRLVTGDAWNTIPKIRYLGNSALSLLTKIASGYWHIADSQTGYTAINKKALHLIDWDKMYKRYGQPNDLLVRLNIYSLRVSDVMVKPVYNIGEKSGIRPFRIMPKLALLMFKLFLFRMVQKYIIRDFHPLVLFYLTGFFFFVLDALFLFRFFRLWMLQGAVPEITMLLIVFCSFSSLLFVLFAMLFDMEYNLSLKG, from the coding sequence ATGGTCAAGAAGAAAAAAATCGCTGTCGTTGTCCCCGCGTACCAGGAAGAACTGCTCATTGGTCGCGTCATCGAAACCATGCCCGGTTTTGTTGACAAGATCGTTGTGGTGGATGATTGCAGCGCGGATAAGACGGCGGAAATTGTGGAAGGGTACGCGAAACGAAAACCGAAAAAGGTCGTGTTGATCCGTCATGAAATCAACCAGGGCGTTGGGGGCGCTATTGCCAGCGGGTATAAGTGGTGCCGGGATCATGATATTGATATTGCGGTGGTCATGGCGGGAGACGCGCAAATGGATCCCGACGATTTGCCAGCCGTAATAGAACCAATTCTTGCGGATCGCGCGGATTACTCGAAGGGGAACCGTTTGGTAACCGGAGACGCATGGAACACGATTCCCAAGATTCGTTACCTGGGGAACTCGGCGCTTTCGCTGTTGACGAAAATCGCCTCGGGGTATTGGCATATCGCCGATTCGCAAACAGGCTATACCGCCATCAACAAAAAAGCGTTGCATTTGATCGATTGGGACAAAATGTATAAACGCTACGGACAGCCCAACGACCTTCTGGTGCGGTTGAACATTTACAGTCTGCGCGTGAGCGATGTGATGGTGAAGCCGGTCTACAACATCGGCGAAAAAAGCGGTATTCGTCCGTTTCGCATCATGCCCAAGCTGGCGCTGTTGATGTTTAAACTATTCTTATTCCGTATGGTCCAAAAGTATATTATTCGCGATTTTCATCCCTTGGTGCTTTTTTACCTGACAGGCTTCTTCTTTTTTGTACTCGATGCGTTATTCCTGTTTCGCTTTTTCAGGCTATGGATGTTGCAAGGCGCGGTTCCTGAGATTACCATGCTGTTGATCGTGTTTTGTTCGTTCTCCAGCCTGTTATTCGTTCTGTTCGCCATGCTGTTCGACATGGAATATAACCTTTCCTTGAAAGGGTAA
- a CDS encoding fused MFS/spermidine synthase has product MKRNFTIQSIFTVLFFLSGFAAISFQVIWQKVLAQVVGVDSISVAIIVVIFMSGLGFGSLYAGYFVYRYKDNLLRNYSLINCFIGVYGFFSLWILRAVNKWLIPVVPTSILSDLLINLVLMFLPVFFMGMTTPIVIELMKKDLGTLGKTEGFFYGINTFGSAIGALITNFLLIESVGFTGVVQLSSVLYLIVSFVVYVVYKKEALLPGSQEAEEPFRQNPLKFPVELIVPSFLLGFSSLALEMILFRVLSNYLTMASLVYPVMLSGFLVLMAAGNYIGGLWVDRNFSNRSNLILRLGAGAIILLTIPFLLSPSLFARLGALVFTSFNGQLVSEVTYARVGDPNPVISFVFSLVFMIGIVPLAGFFPLIARIATTTIGMAGSRFALLLFWYTVGNILGSFFAGLFFFEWFGAVGSLIIVLALILIGVSVLLASQEKKPFRVNGRRMLLLVMIFAICMTLIPRDYFMRFSLGRYKPVEIYEGRNGVVTVVPTDRFYTIVDMYRTASASAIVRDPEPYEQYEAWRWNMSLMMALDPEFRPKRVLIIGLGHGYLVNALLDYDFVEEIVIVDISDEIIDAVKEHTAPPYQRMFQDPRVKIVIDDGRRYAQRALIAGEKFDLIQNKVNEPWHSGSASLFTVEFFGVLHDLLSPNGYVAVRPKVGHAVDALTVFETAIWPSGDYHMYFGRNADIDFQEALITNDIYSEYFATTPGNVEVDQDDLRYREISLVTLHADDLKGYRYNTDDHPVFEYYWINDLTREFLDPRVDISELPLDDSDYLKIPVRYTE; this is encoded by the coding sequence ATGAAAAGAAACTTCACAATTCAATCAATATTTACCGTATTATTCTTTCTGTCAGGATTTGCCGCAATCTCGTTTCAGGTAATTTGGCAGAAAGTTCTTGCTCAAGTAGTGGGGGTTGATTCGATATCGGTTGCCATTATCGTGGTTATTTTTATGAGCGGACTTGGTTTTGGGTCTCTTTATGCGGGATACTTTGTCTATCGTTATAAAGATAACCTGCTCCGTAATTATAGTCTTATCAATTGTTTTATCGGCGTGTACGGTTTCTTCTCGCTTTGGATTTTACGCGCTGTAAACAAGTGGTTGATCCCGGTCGTTCCCACTTCGATCCTTTCTGACTTGTTGATCAATTTAGTATTGATGTTTCTCCCCGTTTTTTTTATGGGAATGACGACGCCCATTGTGATTGAATTAATGAAAAAGGATCTGGGGACGCTTGGAAAAACAGAAGGATTCTTCTACGGGATTAATACATTTGGGTCGGCAATCGGCGCTTTGATTACTAATTTCTTGTTGATCGAAAGCGTGGGTTTTACGGGCGTGGTTCAATTGTCTTCGGTTTTATATCTGATCGTTTCATTCGTGGTTTATGTTGTATACAAAAAAGAGGCGCTTCTGCCGGGTTCCCAGGAAGCCGAAGAGCCGTTTAGGCAAAATCCCCTAAAATTCCCAGTAGAGTTAATTGTCCCGTCTTTTTTGCTCGGGTTTTCCAGCCTGGCTTTGGAAATGATATTGTTTCGCGTGCTGAGCAATTACCTCACTATGGCGTCGTTGGTCTATCCGGTGATGTTGTCTGGTTTTCTTGTGTTGATGGCGGCTGGAAACTATATCGGCGGGTTGTGGGTTGACCGCAATTTTTCCAATCGATCAAATTTGATTCTCCGCTTAGGCGCGGGCGCAATAATCTTATTGACAATTCCATTTCTTCTGTCCCCGAGTTTGTTTGCGCGATTGGGCGCCCTCGTATTCACGTCGTTCAACGGACAATTGGTCAGCGAAGTGACCTATGCGCGAGTTGGAGATCCCAACCCTGTTATTTCATTTGTTTTTTCGCTGGTTTTCATGATAGGTATTGTCCCCTTGGCGGGTTTTTTCCCGCTGATTGCGCGAATTGCAACGACCACCATTGGGATGGCTGGCAGCCGCTTTGCTTTGTTACTTTTCTGGTATACCGTAGGAAACATACTGGGCTCGTTTTTTGCCGGGCTGTTTTTCTTTGAATGGTTTGGCGCCGTTGGTTCATTGATTATCGTACTGGCATTGATCCTCATAGGCGTATCTGTTCTTTTGGCGTCACAGGAGAAAAAACCGTTTCGGGTCAATGGTAGGCGAATGCTGTTATTGGTGATGATTTTTGCGATCTGCATGACTTTAATCCCGCGAGATTATTTTATGCGGTTTAGTTTGGGTCGTTATAAGCCGGTTGAAATTTATGAGGGACGAAATGGCGTAGTGACAGTCGTCCCCACGGATCGATTCTATACAATTGTCGACATGTATAGAACGGCGTCCGCATCTGCCATTGTAAGAGACCCGGAACCTTATGAGCAGTACGAAGCTTGGCGGTGGAATATGTCTCTCATGATGGCGTTGGACCCTGAATTTCGACCTAAACGGGTTTTGATCATAGGGTTGGGACATGGTTATTTGGTTAACGCATTGCTTGATTATGATTTTGTCGAAGAGATCGTAATCGTGGACATTTCGGATGAAATTATCGACGCCGTCAAGGAACATACAGCCCCGCCGTATCAGAGAATGTTTCAAGACCCGCGTGTAAAAATTGTCATTGACGACGGAAGGCGATATGCGCAACGGGCGCTGATTGCCGGCGAAAAGTTCGATTTGATTCAGAACAAGGTGAACGAACCCTGGCATAGCGGGTCGGCGAGTTTGTTCACGGTGGAATTCTTTGGCGTTTTGCATGATCTGTTATCGCCGAATGGCTACGTTGCTGTTCGCCCGAAAGTTGGCCATGCGGTGGATGCGTTAACCGTGTTTGAAACCGCGATCTGGCCCTCAGGCGATTATCACATGTATTTTGGACGTAATGCGGATATCGATTTTCAGGAAGCGTTGATCACCAACGATATCTATTCCGAGTATTTTGCCACAACCCCCGGGAATGTTGAGGTCGATCAAGATGATCTTCGTTATCGCGAAATCTCCCTCGTGACCCTTCACGCGGACGATTTGAAAGGTTACCGGTACAATACGGACGATCATCCCGTCTTTGAATATTATTGGATCAACGATCTTACGCGCGAATTTTTGGATCCGCGAGTTGATATATCTGAACTTCCGCTTGATGATAGCGATTATCTTAAGATCCCTGTCAGGTATACTGAATAA
- a CDS encoding Gfo/Idh/MocA family oxidoreductase, translating into MKVAVIGVGTMGRHHARVYSELPEADLVAISDSDSIRADSTAEKFGIRAYTDHREMLDKEKPDAVSVVVPTALHEKVGMDALDAGVNVLIEKPIAATVEEGARLIDKARAMNKQLMVGHVVRFDPALQALKQKLDAGELGRIYQIFCRRAGPFPARIQDVGVVIDLAPHDVDIMRFLAGTNPTRVYSEIEQRIHTDHEDLLWATLRFPDGIIGGLEINWLTPTKIREVCVLGERGMFRADALTQDLYFYENSLVNTVQWATLQTIKGVSEGSMTRYAIPRFEPLKAELQSFLKALQDGNPVPITGEDGLAALKISLALVESGHTHQVVDLQ; encoded by the coding sequence ATGAAAGTAGCAGTCATCGGCGTTGGCACGATGGGACGGCATCACGCCCGCGTGTACAGCGAACTCCCCGAAGCGGACCTGGTTGCGATCTCCGATTCCGATTCGATCCGCGCCGATTCGACTGCGGAGAAATTTGGAATCCGCGCGTATACCGACCATCGCGAAATGCTTGACAAAGAAAAACCCGATGCGGTCTCGGTCGTTGTTCCCACAGCATTGCACGAAAAAGTGGGCATGGACGCGCTTGACGCTGGCGTGAATGTTCTGATCGAAAAACCGATTGCCGCAACGGTGGAAGAAGGCGCGCGCCTCATCGACAAAGCGCGCGCGATGAACAAACAATTGATGGTGGGTCATGTGGTGCGTTTCGACCCAGCCTTGCAAGCGCTCAAACAAAAATTGGACGCGGGCGAACTCGGGCGCATCTATCAAATTTTCTGCCGCCGCGCGGGTCCGTTCCCCGCGCGCATTCAGGATGTGGGCGTGGTCATTGACCTCGCGCCGCACGATGTGGATATTATGCGTTTCCTCGCCGGCACGAATCCCACGCGCGTCTACTCCGAGATCGAACAGCGGATTCACACCGATCATGAAGACCTGCTGTGGGCGACGCTTCGTTTCCCCGACGGGATCATTGGCGGGCTTGAGATCAACTGGCTCACGCCGACGAAGATCCGCGAAGTCTGCGTGCTGGGCGAGCGCGGCATGTTCCGCGCCGACGCGCTCACGCAGGATCTGTATTTTTACGAGAATTCCCTTGTCAACACGGTGCAATGGGCAACGCTCCAGACCATCAAGGGCGTGAGCGAAGGCAGTATGACCCGTTACGCCATCCCGCGCTTCGAGCCGTTGAAAGCGGAGTTGCAATCGTTCCTCAAAGCATTACAGGATGGAAACCCCGTTCCCATCACCGGGGAAGATGGCCTCGCCGCCTTGAAAATTTCTCTCGCCCTTGTGGAATCGGGGCACACGCATCAGGTGGTTGATTTACAATGA